The Spirosoma foliorum genome has a window encoding:
- a CDS encoding YqjF family protein encodes MATTFLNAEWRNLIFANYALDRRVLAPLVPYGTELDEFNGVCYASLVGFYFQNVKLLGRVPVPFHREFEEFNLRFYVRRKSPTGWRRGVVFVKELVPKFAISLVANTLYGEPYETHPMRHRWDIQEHVQHIEYEWEVDSHWNRIRVSADRIGHTLVAESEEAFITEHYWGYTRRGDERTSEYEVVHPPWNIYPVKTYDVRCDVATLYGTDFVPFFEHPPVSVFLADGSAVTVKSGDEIDH; translated from the coding sequence ATGGCAACTACTTTTCTCAACGCCGAATGGCGAAATCTAATCTTTGCCAACTATGCCCTCGATCGTCGGGTACTGGCGCCCCTTGTTCCATACGGCACCGAACTCGACGAGTTTAACGGCGTATGCTACGCGAGTCTGGTAGGGTTTTATTTCCAGAATGTAAAACTGCTGGGTCGTGTGCCAGTGCCCTTCCATCGGGAGTTTGAAGAGTTCAACTTACGGTTTTATGTCCGACGGAAATCGCCCACTGGCTGGAGACGCGGTGTCGTATTTGTGAAAGAGTTGGTCCCCAAATTCGCCATTTCTCTGGTAGCCAATACACTATATGGCGAACCTTATGAAACGCACCCCATGCGCCATCGTTGGGATATTCAGGAACATGTCCAACATATTGAGTATGAGTGGGAAGTTGACTCTCACTGGAACCGTATTCGGGTCAGTGCCGACCGAATCGGACATACGCTTGTGGCCGAAAGTGAGGAAGCCTTTATCACCGAACATTACTGGGGTTATACACGACGGGGTGATGAACGTACATCAGAATATGAAGTTGTTCACCCGCCCTGGAACATCTACCCAGTAAAGACCTACGACGTTCGCTGCGATGTAGCCACTCTCTACGGAACTGACTTTGTACCGTTTTTTGAGCATCCACCCGTTTCGGTATTTCTGGCCGATGGGTCAGCGGTTACCGTCAAATCGGGCGATGAAATAGACCACTGA
- a CDS encoding alpha/beta fold hydrolase, giving the protein MTTNSDKTRPEPSFQHNQVTVDGVSIHVISAGQATKPAVLFLHGFPQSWLAFRNVMTSLADEFYTLAIDLPGIGESEKIPTNDTLTIAHYVKGVLAELGLTNVTLVGHDLGGMVTYAFLRAYPTDLARAVIMNVVVPGVDPWNLVKQNPHIWHFPFHSIPDLPEALVMGKQRIYFDYFFNTISAKPDKIDEQARNAYAEAYASYDALHTGFEWYRAFGQDEKENIAAKGELVQTPLLYLRGEHEYGTIEDYLTGFRESGLVNVSGQIIPGSGHYAPEEAPDEVANRLRAFVQ; this is encoded by the coding sequence ATGACGACCAACTCTGATAAGACGCGCCCTGAACCGTCATTTCAACACAATCAAGTAACCGTAGATGGCGTGTCTATACATGTGATTTCGGCTGGGCAAGCAACCAAACCCGCTGTATTGTTTTTACATGGCTTTCCCCAAAGTTGGCTGGCATTCCGAAATGTGATGACATCTCTGGCTGATGAATTCTACACGCTGGCTATTGATTTGCCGGGGATTGGCGAGTCTGAAAAAATTCCGACTAATGACACACTCACCATTGCTCATTATGTAAAGGGTGTACTTGCCGAACTAGGACTGACGAACGTAACCTTAGTTGGGCATGATCTCGGAGGTATGGTTACTTATGCTTTTTTGCGGGCATACCCAACCGATCTCGCCAGGGCGGTCATTATGAATGTCGTTGTTCCAGGAGTTGATCCCTGGAATTTAGTGAAACAGAATCCGCACATCTGGCACTTTCCCTTTCACTCCATTCCCGATTTGCCCGAAGCGTTGGTAATGGGGAAACAACGCATCTATTTCGATTATTTCTTCAACACCATCTCCGCGAAGCCCGATAAGATCGACGAGCAGGCCCGGAATGCGTATGCCGAAGCCTATGCCAGTTATGATGCGCTTCATACTGGTTTTGAGTGGTATCGAGCCTTTGGACAGGATGAAAAGGAGAATATTGCTGCTAAAGGAGAACTCGTTCAAACACCCCTGCTGTACCTGCGAGGAGAGCATGAATACGGAACTATTGAAGACTATCTGACGGGTTTTCGAGAAAGTGGGTTAGTCAATGTTAGCGGGCAAATTATTCCGGGTAGCGGTCACTACGCACCTGAAGAGGCTCCTGACGAGGTGGCTAATCGACTACGAGCGTTTGTTCAATAG
- a CDS encoding MmcQ/YjbR family DNA-binding protein yields the protein MVEIERFREMALSFPQMTEGPHFDKTSFKVGKKVVVTLNAKENRCCLKLSEIDQDLFSTFDRTVIYPVPNKWGKQGWTLVSLQKVNEETLLDALMAAYCEVAPKKLADLVRPNYDDQL from the coding sequence ATGGTGGAGATCGAGAGATTCCGGGAAATGGCCCTGTCGTTTCCCCAAATGACCGAAGGGCCTCACTTCGACAAAACGTCGTTTAAAGTAGGAAAGAAGGTTGTTGTAACGCTCAATGCCAAAGAAAATCGGTGTTGTCTGAAATTATCAGAAATTGATCAGGACCTTTTCTCAACATTTGATCGGACGGTTATCTATCCAGTGCCTAATAAATGGGGAAAACAGGGATGGACATTGGTCAGTTTACAGAAGGTAAACGAAGAAACGCTGCTCGACGCTCTAATGGCTGCTTATTGTGAAGTCGCACCGAAGAAGTTGGCAGACCTAGTCCGACCAAATTATGACGACCAACTCTGA
- a CDS encoding formylglycine-generating enzyme family protein, whose product MPSALLALSFFYYSVTSAQPIVDQQPVSNKNWSIFLQAIHNDPALSKKLGQSMTPDQWGKQQTSPKNQDAPVVGVSWHQALAYCEWRSVTATYLLTHAKIAPYQTMQMANASAKTLVTYRLPSEQEWKKFASHFTSKANSGISFHCVRSIKRVA is encoded by the coding sequence ATGCCATCAGCCCTCCTTGCCTTAAGCTTCTTCTATTACTCAGTTACGAGTGCTCAACCCATCGTTGATCAACAACCAGTATCAAATAAAAACTGGTCAATTTTTCTTCAAGCTATTCACAACGATCCAGCTTTGTCTAAAAAGCTAGGTCAGTCAATGACACCTGATCAGTGGGGTAAGCAGCAAACCAGCCCTAAAAATCAGGACGCTCCTGTGGTGGGCGTAAGTTGGCATCAAGCTTTAGCGTACTGCGAATGGCGTAGCGTAACGGCTACCTATTTACTCACGCACGCAAAAATAGCTCCTTATCAAACCATGCAGATGGCAAATGCATCTGCCAAGACGCTGGTTACCTATCGTCTTCCCAGTGAACAGGAATGGAAAAAATTCGCTAGTCATTTTACTAGTAAAGCGAATTCGGGTATAAGCTTTCACTGCGTTCGTTCTATCAAAAGAGTGGCTTAG
- a CDS encoding choice-of-anchor Q domain-containing protein — MKNDYPFLLLFRLFRPANHLRHRFSLLLLLCFSTQLATFAQNGPTCSTYTTIDVTNSSLASNTIYGIFAVAGPTSASVYAATNSGLGISTDGGSTFTNRLIGNSGLGDNRVNGVFVLNSVIYAATSGGLSISTDGGTSFTNRTNGLGSVSVNGVYAVSGPGSTTVYAATNGGLSVSTDGGTTFVNRTTSNGLGSNAVNGVYAVSGPGSTTVYAATNSGVSISTNGGTSFVNRTNGLITTTVNGVYAVSGPSSTTVYAAVNAGLGISTNGGTSFTTRTKDNSGLGLASGSNPANGVFVLGNTVYAAVQGGLSISTDRGNTFTNYTTANGLGNNFVSGVYVAGDVIYAATNGGVAYCDPASPTPAIADLTGSPNLVCASSPVTFTATVGNVTSSYNYTLTNGSSPLSGTATGNFSQSLTASGSGVQTYTLTVSNGGQSATAMTSLTVGQPGVVRLYVKANASGANTGVSWQDAFTDLQSALKYPCLGSLREIWIARGAYKPRSSLNLNDAFSMLPDVAIYGGFDGTETDLSQRPPITLSNPSSTTLSADVDGDGTSANNSYFLIYNTRRLTSTAILDGVVITPPTSGSSFGAVMNNSNGNTNETSPELQFGSESSPQYRNLLFTGNNSSLSVVNTAIKGGITSPSFINCVFRDNPIALVFNQGNDYSSGVSPVVAPQFVNCVIANNVNSPGFPFLILSQANSTDQSAFINCSFLNLPTGVVATNTNGLSQNDIRFTNCVLWNTGGANTFTKANANSVLNVTVQYSLLDQATTGYTSGPGNQTTTGSSFVSATSAQLRDCSVAINTGSNQAYTAVNGPTTDIAGNARQYNGGVIDRGAYEYQNNPSSLTVGNPSVTTAMANQPFSQSFTASGGGSGVYSFSVVSGNLPTSLSLSASGVLSGTPTVAGSYSVLVSAQDQNGCVGVASAAYNLTVNSAALPCGTVVYVTQTGAGLQDGSSWTNAFSGTALQTAINTAANCGAQVWVAQGIYKPTTGTDVNISFVMKEGIAIYGGFTGVETAVSQRPAVNPVTGQPSSSTLSGDIGTPGDSGYTSDNSAHVVRSEPGLTASAVLDGFVVTRGNASNALPIGSNQGGGLYNVGSSPAIRNCYFVENNGSNAGGGIYNQNGNLSITNCRFGDGGTSNNGTALGNTGTCSVTIASSLFDGKITDSGGGIIQNYQGNIRLTITGSTFRDNTISNYGCIYNVSGATVQLEMTDCVVQNNTSGAAAGIFHFTAGSIVLTRCQFVGNSVTDDDGGAIYFASGASLVAHDCSFTGNSASGDGGAIYLGGSGSQALTLDLTGCVFSGNRSGGYEGGAVFVDNLNASPTLINTSFVSNTATNGRAGALGLNTNSTRLINCSFIDNRAAVQGGAIYAEGNLLVTNSSFQGNQAPQGRVVYADGARSQLVNSVLFNNGGANTFVLTNGASLSASYSVFEPGVTGYTDGGNNLTTTVSPFASTTSTQLAACSPAINTGSNQAYSGVSGPATDLAGNARQYNNGVIDRGAYEYQGNPTTLTVANPAVSTATAGQGFSQSFTASGGSGAYSFSVVSSNLPASLSVSGTGVLSGTPTVAGSYSVLVSAQDQNGCVGVASTAYNLTVNPAASLTPTITGFMASSQSVCAGSPITFTATIGNITNNYDWSLSNGGTPVVSPGPTTATAFSVVQTALGSGVQTFTLTVTSGGQVVTATTSLIVNSLPTASLINNGPLTCTQTSVTLTASGGASYSFTNSSGQLVPGSGNTRTVSSPGTYSVTVGDANGCVSTTSTTVGQNVIAASVSISPSSATLTNSTPLVSLTAVGSGTFLWSTGATTQVISVTTSGVYSVTLTNPTGCTATASVAVSGADLTVTLELPQANFAAPGSVGNFLVNVFEVGGLPTSSGNVTITITAPIGYTLSFASSLTSIQVSGGSIVPVDNSQWTITNSLSARQMTLTMNSGAFINGGGESSLGFSITRTSANSGSTASISVNVADDLTMTYDGNLANNVYARIITGL; from the coding sequence ATGAAAAACGACTACCCATTTTTACTTCTTTTTAGGTTGTTTAGACCTGCCAATCATTTACGTCACCGGTTTAGTTTGCTTCTCCTGCTGTGCTTCAGCACCCAGTTAGCAACCTTTGCTCAGAACGGCCCCACCTGCAGTACGTACACTACCATCGACGTCACCAATAGTAGTCTGGCCAGCAACACCATTTATGGCATTTTTGCCGTAGCCGGTCCCACGAGCGCGAGTGTGTATGCAGCCACTAACTCAGGGCTGGGTATCTCGACCGATGGCGGCAGTACGTTCACCAACCGTCTTATTGGCAACAGTGGCCTGGGAGATAACCGGGTCAACGGCGTATTTGTACTAAACAGCGTTATTTATGCCGCTACCAGCGGTGGCCTGAGCATCTCGACCGACGGGGGCACCTCCTTCACGAATCGAACCAACGGCCTGGGCAGTGTTTCCGTAAACGGCGTATATGCGGTGTCGGGCCCCGGCAGCACGACCGTCTATGCCGCCACAAACGGTGGCCTGAGCGTGTCAACCGACGGTGGGACGACTTTTGTTAACCGGACAACCAGCAACGGCCTGGGTAGTAATGCCGTGAACGGCGTATATGCGGTATCGGGGCCTGGCAGTACGACCGTCTATGCCGCCACGAATAGTGGCGTGAGCATCTCGACTAACGGGGGCACCTCCTTCGTTAACCGGACCAATGGCCTGATCACCACGACCGTAAATGGGGTGTATGCCGTGTCGGGACCCAGTAGCACCACTGTCTACGCGGCCGTGAACGCTGGGTTGGGCATTTCCACCAACGGCGGTACTTCCTTTACCACCCGAACCAAAGATAACAGTGGCCTGGGTCTGGCCAGTGGGAGCAATCCGGCTAACGGCGTGTTTGTGCTGGGAAATACGGTTTACGCAGCCGTACAGGGCGGACTGAGTATCTCTACCGACCGGGGGAATACGTTTACCAATTACACGACTGCCAACGGGTTAGGAAATAACTTCGTGAGTGGGGTATACGTGGCCGGGGATGTTATCTATGCGGCTACCAACGGAGGAGTAGCTTATTGCGATCCGGCGTCGCCAACGCCTGCCATCGCGGACCTGACTGGTAGTCCGAACCTGGTTTGCGCCAGTAGTCCCGTCACCTTCACGGCTACAGTGGGCAACGTCACGAGCAGTTATAACTACACCCTGACCAATGGCAGCAGTCCACTGTCTGGTACAGCTACCGGCAATTTCAGCCAGAGTCTGACCGCCAGCGGCTCCGGTGTACAGACCTATACGCTAACCGTGAGCAATGGTGGCCAGTCAGCCACGGCGATGACCAGCCTGACGGTGGGCCAGCCGGGCGTGGTCCGTCTGTATGTGAAAGCCAATGCCAGTGGGGCCAACACGGGGGTGAGCTGGCAGGATGCCTTTACGGATTTGCAGTCAGCGCTAAAGTACCCCTGCCTGGGTAGTCTGCGCGAGATCTGGATTGCCCGGGGGGCGTATAAGCCAAGATCGAGTCTCAACCTCAATGATGCTTTTTCTATGCTGCCGGATGTGGCCATTTACGGGGGCTTTGACGGCACCGAAACGGACCTAAGTCAACGGCCTCCTATCACCCTGAGCAACCCTTCCTCAACGACCCTTTCAGCAGATGTCGATGGCGATGGTACTTCGGCAAACAATTCCTATTTCCTTATTTACAACACGCGTCGGCTCACCAGCACAGCTATTCTGGATGGAGTTGTTATCACCCCGCCCACCTCGGGTTCATCATTTGGAGCCGTCATGAACAACAGTAATGGCAATACAAATGAAACCTCGCCCGAATTACAATTCGGCAGTGAGAGCAGCCCGCAGTATCGGAACCTGTTGTTTACTGGTAATAATAGCAGTCTTTCTGTAGTTAACACGGCTATAAAAGGGGGAATTACCAGCCCCAGTTTCATAAACTGTGTGTTCCGTGACAACCCAATTGCACTGGTATTCAATCAGGGAAATGATTATTCTTCGGGTGTTTCACCAGTGGTTGCTCCCCAGTTTGTGAATTGTGTCATTGCCAATAACGTGAACAGTCCCGGTTTCCCTTTTCTTATCCTATCTCAGGCTAATTCCACTGATCAGTCCGCATTTATCAACTGTTCGTTTCTGAACCTTCCAACAGGAGTTGTTGCCACGAACACGAATGGGCTTTCTCAGAATGACATCCGGTTTACAAACTGTGTGCTGTGGAATACCGGAGGAGCGAACACCTTTACGAAAGCGAATGCTAATTCGGTGCTCAACGTAACCGTTCAATACAGTCTGCTCGACCAGGCCACCACTGGCTATACCAGCGGACCGGGCAACCAGACCACCACCGGCTCCTCCTTCGTGTCGGCCACCAGTGCCCAACTGCGGGACTGCTCAGTGGCTATCAACACGGGCAGCAATCAGGCCTATACCGCAGTGAATGGGCCAACTACAGATATAGCTGGTAATGCTCGCCAGTACAACGGCGGTGTCATCGATCGGGGCGCCTACGAGTATCAGAATAACCCCAGCAGCCTAACCGTAGGTAACCCCAGCGTCACGACGGCTATGGCCAATCAGCCTTTCAGCCAGAGTTTTACAGCCAGTGGTGGCGGCAGTGGAGTCTACAGTTTTAGTGTGGTCAGTGGCAACTTACCCACCAGCCTGAGTCTGTCGGCTAGTGGGGTGCTGAGTGGCACCCCCACGGTGGCAGGCAGCTACTCAGTGCTGGTGAGTGCCCAGGACCAGAACGGTTGTGTGGGCGTAGCCAGCGCGGCCTACAACCTGACGGTGAACTCTGCGGCTCTGCCCTGCGGGACGGTGGTGTACGTGACCCAAACCGGAGCGGGTTTGCAGGATGGCAGCAGTTGGACCAATGCCTTCAGCGGTACGGCCCTGCAAACGGCCATCAACACAGCCGCTAATTGTGGGGCTCAGGTCTGGGTGGCTCAGGGCATCTACAAACCCACCACCGGAACCGATGTGAATATTAGTTTTGTAATGAAAGAGGGCATAGCCATTTACGGCGGCTTTACAGGGGTTGAAACAGCGGTAAGTCAGCGACCGGCGGTCAACCCCGTCACGGGGCAACCCTCCAGCAGCACCCTCTCGGGCGATATTGGCACACCCGGCGATTCGGGGTATACCAGTGACAACAGCGCTCATGTGGTGCGAAGTGAGCCGGGCCTCACGGCCAGTGCTGTGCTGGATGGCTTTGTCGTCACGCGGGGTAATGCCTCCAATGCCCTCCCCATTGGGAGTAACCAAGGGGGAGGGCTTTACAATGTAGGGAGTAGCCCTGCCATTCGCAACTGCTACTTTGTGGAGAACAATGGCAGCAATGCAGGGGGGGGCATCTACAACCAAAACGGTAACCTCAGCATCACCAACTGCCGCTTTGGCGATGGCGGGACAAGTAATAACGGTACTGCGTTGGGCAACACAGGTACCTGTAGCGTGACCATAGCCAGTAGCTTGTTTGATGGCAAGATAACCGATTCTGGAGGGGGCATTATCCAAAATTATCAGGGCAACATTCGGCTTACGATTACGGGTAGTACCTTCCGGGATAACACTATTTCTAACTACGGGTGTATTTATAACGTAAGTGGTGCCACTGTTCAACTGGAGATGACAGACTGTGTGGTGCAGAACAATACATCGGGTGCAGCTGCTGGGATTTTCCATTTCACCGCGGGTTCAATCGTCCTTACCCGCTGCCAGTTTGTGGGCAACTCCGTCACTGATGACGATGGCGGGGCAATTTACTTCGCCAGTGGCGCTAGCCTGGTGGCCCATGACTGCTCCTTTACGGGTAACTCGGCTTCAGGTGATGGGGGCGCGATCTATCTGGGCGGTAGTGGTAGTCAAGCCTTGACGCTCGATCTGACCGGCTGCGTTTTTAGCGGTAACCGTAGTGGCGGCTATGAGGGTGGAGCCGTATTTGTGGACAACTTGAATGCCTCACCCACCCTGATTAATACGTCCTTTGTGAGTAATACGGCTACCAATGGTCGTGCGGGAGCTTTAGGGTTAAATACGAACAGTACCCGTCTAATCAACTGTTCGTTTATAGACAATCGGGCGGCTGTGCAGGGCGGAGCTATCTATGCCGAGGGTAATCTGCTGGTGACTAACAGTTCGTTCCAGGGCAACCAGGCTCCCCAGGGGCGCGTGGTGTATGCGGATGGGGCGAGGAGTCAACTGGTCAACTCGGTGCTGTTCAACAACGGGGGTGCCAACACCTTTGTGCTGACAAACGGAGCCAGCCTGTCGGCCAGCTACAGTGTGTTCGAGCCCGGCGTGACGGGCTACACCGATGGGGGCAACAACCTGACCACCACCGTCTCGCCCTTTGCCTCCACGACGTCCACTCAACTGGCGGCTTGCTCACCAGCTATCAACACGGGCAGCAATCAGGCCTATAGTGGGGTGAGTGGTCCGGCTACGGATTTGGCCGGTAACGCCCGTCAGTACAACAACGGAGTCATTGACCGGGGTGCCTATGAGTACCAGGGCAACCCCACCACGCTAACGGTGGCCAACCCGGCTGTCAGCACGGCTACCGCAGGGCAGGGCTTTAGTCAGTCGTTCACGGCCAGTGGTGGCAGTGGGGCCTACAGCTTCAGTGTAGTGAGCAGTAACCTGCCAGCCAGCCTGAGTGTGTCGGGCACGGGCGTGTTGAGTGGCACCCCCACGGTAGCGGGCAGCTACTCGGTGCTGGTGAGTGCCCAGGACCAGAACGGCTGTGTGGGAGTAGCCAGCACAGCTTACAACCTGACGGTTAATCCGGCTGCGTCACTAACTCCCACCATTACGGGTTTTATGGCTAGTTCTCAGTCGGTTTGCGCGGGTAGCCCCATCACCTTTACGGCTACGATAGGCAACATAACGAACAATTATGACTGGTCGCTTTCCAATGGGGGAACTCCGGTTGTCAGTCCAGGCCCGACGACAGCAACCGCCTTTAGTGTCGTACAAACAGCCCTTGGTTCGGGTGTACAAACCTTTACGCTCACGGTGACCAGCGGAGGACAGGTAGTGACGGCCACTACGAGTCTGATCGTAAATAGCTTACCTACCGCAAGTCTGATCAACAACGGCCCCCTGACCTGCACACAGACCAGCGTGACGCTGACGGCTTCGGGCGGGGCCAGCTATAGCTTTACCAATAGTAGTGGCCAGCTAGTGCCGGGAAGTGGCAACACGCGCACGGTGAGCAGTCCAGGCACCTACTCAGTTACCGTGGGTGATGCAAATGGCTGTGTGAGCACTACTAGCACGACGGTGGGCCAAAACGTTATAGCGGCCTCGGTGAGCATCAGCCCATCCAGTGCCACACTGACCAACTCCACCCCTTTAGTGAGTCTGACAGCCGTAGGAAGTGGGACGTTTCTTTGGTCAACCGGTGCCACTACCCAGGTAATCTCGGTAACAACCAGTGGCGTCTACTCCGTAACACTAACCAATCCAACAGGCTGTACTGCTACGGCCAGCGTGGCGGTGAGTGGGGCGGACCTGACGGTGACTCTGGAGTTACCCCAGGCCAACTTTGCTGCCCCAGGCAGCGTGGGTAACTTTCTGGTCAATGTGTTTGAAGTGGGGGGCTTGCCCACCTCATCAGGCAATGTGACCATTACCATCACCGCCCCTATCGGCTATACGCTTTCGTTTGCCTCAAGTCTAACCAGTATCCAGGTATCAGGGGGAAGTATCGTCCCAGTCGATAACAGCCAGTGGACAATAACCAATTCACTGTCGGCCCGGCAAATGACTCTGACAATGAATTCAGGAGCCTTTATTAACGGTGGGGGCGAATCGAGCCTAGGCTTTAGCATCACCCGAACGAGTGCGAATTCAGGCAGTACGGCCAGCATCTCGGTCAATGTGGCCGATGATCTGACCATGACGTATGATGGCAATTTAGCCAACAATGTGTACGCTCGCATTATAACGGGCTTGTGA